In Salinibaculum sp. SYNS191, the genomic window CTCCCGGCTGGGACGACGACTGCCACGCTGCGAGTCGCGTTCGAAGATCTGCTCTCTGGCGTCGAGACAGGCGAGACGGCCGTCCTCTTCGACGACATGCCGGTGACCGGCGATCCGGCCACGTCGATAACGAGCGACGTGGTCGAGTTCGCGGCCGCCGGCCTGACCGACGGCTCGAACCATGAGTTCGAGGTGACCGTCCAGGACCAGGCGGGGAACGTCCACACCGAGACGGTCGCCTTCAGCGTGGCGACGGCACCGTCGTCTGGTGGGTCTAGCGGGTCCCCGTCGTCTGGTGGGACTAGCGGGTCTACGTCCTCCGGTGGGTCTAGCGGGTCCCCCTCGTCTGGTGGGTCGAGCCAGCCCCCCTCGTCTATCGGAAGTGCCCCGGCCGACGACCCGGAGTCGTCCATTGCTGTCCTCGCAGACAAGGACGGATTCCGCGTCGAGGTCAGAGACGCAGCGGCGAACGAACTGCTCTCGACAGCCGTCACGGACGGTGCGCTCGGGTCGACCGGTGTCTCCGTCGAGCACCTCTCGCTGGGCTTCGCATCGGGCGGTGACCACGACCTGCAGGTGACTGGCGGACCGACGCCGTCCGGGACGACATTCCCACCAGCAGCGGGCACTGCAATAGCCTCCCTGACCGTTCCAGACGCTAACGTGACGACGGCGACGATCCGGTTCTCTCTCACCCAGGAGATACTCACAGCCCGGGATGCCAGTGTTGGCGACGTTCGCCTCTACCGTCTGGCGGGTAGCGAGTGGGTGGCCGTCGACCTTCGGCCGATCGACAGGAGCGGACCCGACCCAGTGTTCGAGGCAACCGTCACTGACCTCGACTCGCTCGTGGTGGCGACCCGTGGGTCGGACGTATCATCGCCGACGGAGACCCCGGCCACTTCGACGGACAACGGCGTGCAACCGCCAGAAGCGACGCCCGACCCGGCCACACCGACGGTTGACGCAACGCCCTCGTTCCAGTCGCCGACGGAAACGGGGACGCCAGTTCCCGACGAGCAGCCAACACCGGGCGCGACTGGGCCGGGCTTCGGAGTGGTGGCAGCCCTCGCTGCCCTGCTAACTGTCGTTCTGCTCCGAACCAGGCTGTGACCGCTCCGGCTCAGGTTCGACCGGGGCCCCGCTGTCAGGGAGCCCGAGGGAACACACGGGTCCATGCAGGACCCAGTCGAACGCTAACCAGTGGCGGAGTGGATTGACCGGCCTACGCTCGGGTTCAGTCACTACTCTAGATGGATGCCCCAGAGCCTCTCGAGGACGGGACACAGCAATGGAATGCGGACAGAAAGAGGCGTCAGGACTCAGCCACGAAGTGAGCGCCAGAGAAGGTGGCTCGCGACGAGAAACAGCCCCACCTCGAATCCAACGGTCGGACTCACCTCCAGTCGGGCGACGTGTGCACCGAAACTCTGTGGCGTCGAATTCGTCTATCGCTACATACTCGAATTACCGCTCGAACAACCGACTCAAGCTGGGTTTCCGCCATCTCGTCGTACTTCAGCGAGTGCTCTGCTGTCTGAATCGGCAACTACTGTTTAGGCGTGGGAGGATGTCAATGGCCATGATATAGGTAGCGACACGACCAGCCAAACCAGTCGCGGCCGAACTGTTCGCTTCGTACCACTGCTACCTCCCGCCTTGCGCTGCCGCCTGACCGCAGCAAGAGGTCTCCCGCCGTGGGATGGTCGGCCATCACCGCTGGTGAGCGTCGCTTGACTCCCCCACGCTACGTGAGTTGGGTTGCTTACTTCTGCGTTTCTGCGAGCCTCCGCCTCAAAAGCGGTGAGTGACATCTTAAGAGAAACTCCTGGAATGCTCCGGCGACAACTGTCGTCGACGGTCCCTGCTTTGGGTGCGTCACTGGCGTGTGCCCGCCGACGCCCGCACTCAGGACGCACCAGCAGGTAGAGAGACCGCAGGCAGTCCCGGCCGCGCTTGTGCGTGTGATGGGTTAGGTCGTGTGATATCCTTCACAGGGCCGGTCGTGGAGTGGGAGACAGTCCCGACCGGCGACGACTGCTGTCTTCGGACTAGTCGCTTCCAGTCTGTTCGCCAGGGATCTCAGAATCACTCGGGAGGATCAACCGAGTCTCCTTGTATTGCAGGCCGTCTTTGCGCCGAGTCATTTTCTGTTGGTAGAGGCGACCCTGTGTGAGGTCAGTCAGTGCGTCCATCGTCCGACGGGCGAGCTTTTTCGCATAGGTGAGTGAGATGCCGTCTTCGACGCGGCGAATCCACTCTCGAAGGACGCTCGCATCGAGATACTGCCGGACTGTGTTGCTGCCACGCTTCCAGGGTTCCGAGTCCTCACTGTGGCGTTCGCGCCAACACCTGACTGCCAGCCGCGTCGGGAGTGTACTCACGTTCGCCCGAAGCATGTCGTCATCGAGGCGGGCGAGTTGCTGGATCGGCAGGAGATCACCGCGGGCGAGTGCCGACGTGCCCGAGCGTTCGAGTGGATCGGACGCATCGGGCAGGCGGACGTACTGCGTGCCATCTTTGGTGGTGAAGCGTTCGAGGCGCTCGCCATCGACTTTCAGATCAGCAGTTTGGCCGGATTCGAGAAAGCGAGAGACACTCGCCACGGCGAGGTGGGCGTTCTTTTCGAGTTCGCGACTCTGGAGTTCAGCGAGGGCCTGGTCGTGGGCGTCGATCGCCCCATCCAGGCTGTCGATTCGGGTGGTGTTGATCTGGGTGGTTGTTTCGAGTGCGTCGGTCTCTGTCTGGAGGTCCGTGGTTGTCTCTTCGAGTGAGGAGAGTCGGGATTGGAGGTCTGCAATCTCTGCTTGTTGGGCCTTGATTGTGGCCTGCTGGTCGGCAACGGTCTCGCGGAGGTCTCGACATTCAGCGAGGAGGGCGTCGATGTGGTCTGGCGATACATTGGATGAGGTGGCCTGGCCGGGGGAGTCAGTCTCTGAGGGCATAGCTAGGGAGAGAAGGTGTGTTTGCGCTGCTGGCTGACGAGCGATGCAACTGGCCGTGCGAGTCCTTTTTGGACCCGCGGTGCGTGCGGTGTCATGCGGTCTGATTGGAGGCCGTCGCGACATTCCCGGTGCCTCGGGGATGTCGCTCCTTGTCACTCATCTGAGAGACGATTTTACTGGATTGTCGCGGCGGCCATATGAGGAAAGAGCTTGCACAAGGTACATAATGTTTGCGCTGTATAACGCATAAATAGAGTATATGGTGAAATACAAGAAACCGAATTACGACACTAATAATTCCGGTGAAGGTTTAGCGGACAACGTTGAATCCAATGGCATGGGAAAAGAGGAGCGCAAACGTCAGGTCCTCGGGCTCCTCGTCGAATCTGGTTTAGCACTCCCTCCGACGGCTATCCTATGGAATTGCAAAAACCAGGGCGCAACGTTTGAGCGCCGCACTCTGGACAATTACATAGAAGAGCTACTTGACGAAGGCTACATCAAGAAAGTTGATGAAAAGAGGGGATACTACCAGGCAACCCCCGCAGGTCGAGATTATTATCTCAACGACTAACTAAAACTCAAAATTGCGCCATATAGCGCAAGTACTAAGTGGCCCCACTCCGTATATTTGTATACGGAACACACGTGCAGCTGGGTGATTTGGTGAAAATCGCCCCGGTGTACCAGCACCGAGGCGCGTGGGTTCCAAACTGAGACTGAACCCAATGGCAACTAACGAATCCATCACGGAAGAGCGTATCGACACCTCAATTCAGCCCGCCTCTGGCGATCGGACCCGCGTTTCTGTCGCAGGTGGCGTTCTGGTCTACGAGAGGCGCGCGGTCGGCAAGGAACTCGTCGGCTTCGAGGCCGTCGATGACTGGGATGACCTCGCCAACGATCTGGCTGTGCGTGGTCACAACCGCGGTGCGATCTATCACTTGCCGGAGTTCGACGCATGAGCTGTCGCGCGGAGCAACATCGCCGGGTCCAGAGGGCCGAGTATGCGTTGGTAGAGTGCGAAGATGTACTGGACGTTACTGTGATCGCGGCAGGGGAAGATCCAGTCGGCAAACCAACGCTTGACGTGCTTCTCCGGCCGACAGCAGGTGGTGTCTCACCGAATGTGGCGAGTGTGGTTGGTGAGTTCGATCTGACCGTGCGATGGGTGCAACGGCAGGGAATGCACTGGCAGGCGCTGTTGATCGCGTAATCTGTTGCTACTGCTACTGGAGTGAGTCTCCGTAGCCAGTACCAAAGGCACGTGCCTCTCAACTGTTCGGAACACCCTCTGTTCAATTTGTATTTGTACACGGACTGTGAGGATGTCCCCAGGCAGACCCGACTGTTTACTCGGGATATCGCCCGAGATGAACAACGTGGGGCAATCCGATATTTGATAAGAACCGCTGGTGAGCACCTGTCGAAGTGAGAAGAGACGCCTCTGTTGAAACCCTCCGTAGGTGATATGTTTCAGCGACCGTGCTACATACAAAGGATATTATCAGCCCGACGGCCTCATTTCTTTCCCTCTGGAAATACTGAATTATTCACTCAGTTCTTGTGGTTATTATTTTTCGAACCTAACCAACTGAAGACTAAAACAGGCCGACGCCTCTATTCTGGAATGGTAAGTTAGCTCCACTTTGTCACCATCGTATCCGCAAGGCTCCTGATTTCATCTAATTCGATGACACCGATGTCCTCGGTTCCTTCGATGACCCACCCGACATAGGCGGCCAGGTTTGTATCCCTGACTCGGATTACGTCAGCAGAGAACGGTTCGATGTCACCACCGTCACCTGATTGCGTGCCCGCAGCCCACGAACTTTCATGCCCAATTTCTAGCTCCTGTGATTCTTCAGGCTCCATCCCAACAACTTGCGCGTACCCAATCTCGTCGAATTTCGCTTCTGCCCCGCTTACACTCTCTGACCGCGTTACTTGAGTGGAGATTCTTTCCCTGTTGCCCTCTTCATTTTCTCTCTGATAGTTCTTGAGCAAAGACGTACTTTCGTCCGAAGATTCGGTGTTACTCAGACTTTCTTCCCATCCCTCACCGGGGAGGTCCTTCGGTAACAATATGACGTCTTCCGGTGAGGTATCGATTAACTCCGACTCTGATGTTGTTGAATCATTTTCTGACGCTATTTGTTCAGTTTCGTTTGAGATCTCGGTATTTGATGTGTCAGCTTCATCTGAGCTGTCTGCTTCAGGTGTATCAGTTTTATTATCAGCATCGGTATCTTCACTACCAGAACAGCCTGCTATCGTGATAACTCCGGTCGTGGCGACGATCCCAAGTACCTCGCGTCTATTCATGATATTTGAAAGGAGCGATGATACATTTATTTTGGGATATGTATTTTATACTGTCCTGACCGAACGCCAGCCTCACATTCTGGTCTGCTTCTGCTGCCCGATACGCGCCCTGTATCTCGCACGCCGAATTTATCATCAACTGAGGGTTTCAACAGAGCCGAAGAGACTGAACTCGGCACTTTCGCCGAGCGTCACCCCGTGTCTTTCTGTCGACCTGCGAATCTGGAATATTGAGTGAGCATCTAGCCTCGGTGGCTTTATGACCGCCACGCGAAACCCGTAAATCATGACTGAAGGCAGTCGGGCCACGGAGTTGCTTGCGGACCGGCCCGAACTGGAAGCCCCACTCCAAGACCTTCTCGAAATCGACGAGGCACACGAGACGTGGACGTTCGACGATATCTCCCTGGATTCCGGGACGTTCGGCCAGCTCGTCTCCGAGGGTGTCGTCGAGAAAGTCGATGGCGAGTACCGCCTCGCAGAGCCCGACGCCGTGCGGCGTGCGCTCGGGGAGCAACCAACGAGTGATGACACAGAGAGGGGGTCGGTCAACACGCCCTCGCTCGATGAGGTGTCGCTCTCGCTGCCGAGCGTCGATGGCCGAGCAGCTGCGATGCTTGCGGGTGCACTTACCCTCATAGTCGTCATCCGTTCGTACGTCGTCGGGTCGGTGTTCCGTCCCGATGCCGTCGTGTTAGCGGCGAATGATCCCTACTACTATCGCTACTGGGTTGAGCAAGCCTTTGCCGAGGGCATGGTCGGGGGACTGCCGATTGCCGAGGTTCCCGAGGGAATTGCACTCGGCGAACCGTTTCTCGTCGCGACGCTGGCGTGGGTCTCGGGATTGCTCGGTGGTGTAGACGCCTCCGGTGCGGTGCTTGCGGTGTATCCCGTCGTCGCGGCTGTGCTGGTTGGTCTCGGGTTGTATTTCCTGACGATGGTCGTCACGGCGGATCGCCGGGTTGCCCTGTCTGCCGTGTTGATGCTCGCAGTCACGCCGGCGAGTTCCTTGCGGACGGCACTCGGGTTTGCCGACCACCACGCCTTCGACTTCGTGTGGTTGATTCTGACTGCACTCGCGCTTGCCGTGCTCGTCAGTTCCGAGCGTGAGGGCCCTGTTGTGGCCGTTCTCGGTGCACTCGGCGTTGGTGTGGGTGTTACTGGACAGGTGCTCGCGTGGGACAACGGCCCGCTGTTGGTTGTTCCGCTGGCTGCCGTCGTTGTCGGGGTGGTACTGCTGGCCGTTCGTGAGGGTCGCTCGCCGGTCCGGGAGGCGGGACCGATACTGGGAGGGTTGGCGCTGGCTGCGGGTGTGACCTACGCTGTTCACACGACGGTCGGATGGCACACCCAGACCGTGGCGCTGACGCCTGCCATCTTCCTCGGTGGTGCGCTCGCCATCGTCGCGGTCGGAGAGGGTGCGTATCGGTTCGACCTTGGGGTTCGTGTCACAGCTGGTGTTGAAGCCGTCGCCGGGCTCGGAAGTGTGGCTGGGGTTGCCGTGTTCCTACCCGACTACTGGTCGCGGGCGATCGAGGGACTTGGTCGTATCACACAGCGACAGGACATCGCGGAGGTTGAGTCACTGTTCAGCGGGGACACGCTGGGCTTTCTCCTGCTGTTCGGGTTCGTGTTGTTCATCGCGGTGCCGGCCCTGGCCTGGGCAACGGTCCAGCTCGTTGACGGCACAGCACGCTGGCTGGTGCCGGCCGCATACGGGTGGTACTTCCTCGTGCTGGCGGTGTTCCAGGTGCGCTTTGCGGGTGAACTCTCGCCGTTTACGGCGCTGTTTGCAGGGGTTGGGTTCGTCTGGCTGGCCGAGAAGGTTGATTTGGCACGGCCGCTGTCGACGGGCCGGGAGTTCGCGGCGTGGGTGCCCGGGCGTGTGGATCGGTCGACGGTGTCGCTGGTGCTGGCGCTGTTCGTGTTAGTTGCCGGGTTGAGCGTGGTGCAGTCGGCGATCAAAGTCGAGCAGGTGACGACCGACGATGCCTCCTACGAGACGGCCGCCGCGATTGCTTCGTTTGCCGACGAGCACGGGTGGGATAACGCCGAGGAGAGTTACGTACTGTCGAACTGGGGTGAGAACCGGATGTACAACTACTTCGTCAACGGGCAGTCACGGTCGTACGGGTATGCTCGCTCTGTCTACGGGTCGTTCTTGAATCAGAGCGATCCAGACGCGGCGACCGAGGAGCTGGTCAATCGGGTTCGGTTCGTGGTGATTGAAGACGGTGCGGACGCGAACCGGATGTCCATGCAGGCGCGGCTGCACCAGCGTTTCGGGAGTCGGGGTGACGGCGTAGCCGGGCTCGGGCAGTTCCGTGCGATGTACGCGACCAACGACCGGACGGCGTTCGTGCGCGTCCCGGGCGCGCGGCTTTCCGGTACAGTCGGGTCGAATACAACGGTGTCGGTTGCGACAAACGTCTCGATTCCGGGGGCGTCGTTCACATACGAGCGGTGGGTTCGGTCAGGGAACGTCAGTGTTCGTGTCGCCTACCCCGGGACCTATAACGTGCGTGTTGGCGAGCAGTTGCGGACAGTTGCTGTTTCCGAAGCTGAAGTGTTGAACGGGACACGTGTATCCATCGGGGAGTAGGATTATACTACCGGCTAAAAATTCTTTAGGCTATAACTTGATCTGAGGATATGACTTCACTCGACACGGTTACCACTGAAGACCTCCGCGATACTCTCGCAAAAGTCTTGATTAGAAAGCCCATAATGGTAAGAGAAAATACTCGTCAAAATGTTAAGCCGATAGTACCATGTCAACGATTGTGAACCGATACATCTTTAAATACAGAAAATACAAATTATTGTGATATGAATGCCCTCATCACCGGCGGCGCTGGGCTCATTGGCTCCCACTTTGTTGATCATTTATTGACTGAAACAGACCAAGACATACACATTGTTGATAACTTCTCTACCGGTCGGCGGTCAAATATAGAGCACACTCTGGCCAACGAGCGTGTCGAGATAGACGATGTGGACGTTCGCGAGACAGAAGAGATGCATCAAGCTGTTTCAAGAGCGGACATCGTCTACCATTTCGCTGCTGCTCTAGGTGTGGAACGGATCGTCGATAATCCTCTGAGTTCGCTCCAGACAAATATTAGAGGAACAGAAAACATCTTGGACGCCGCTGCAAAGGACGGAACGCCCGTCTTCGTCGCATCATCTTCGGAAGTGTACGGGAAGTCGCCAGATCTTCCATTCAGTGAGGAGGATGACTGCGTTCTAGGCCCGACATCGGTGCCGCGGTGGGGATACGCGACTGCGAAAGCAATAGACGAGTTCTACGCGTTTGCCCATCACGCCGAGAACGATTTACCCATTGTTGTCGGGCGGTTTTTCAACACCGTTGGACCGCGACAGGTTGGTGACTACGGTATGGTAATCCCGACATTCGTTGAGCGAGCGCTCGCGGATGAACCGATTCAGGTGTACGGCGACGGTACGCAAACACGGAGTTTCACACATGTTCGCGATGCTGTGAAAGTAGTCCGTGATTTGATGAACACCCCTAATACAGATGGTGATGTGTTCAACATTGGTTCCTCCGAGTCAATCAGTATTAACGAACTCGCCGAACAAATAATTTTAGTAACAGATTCAAATTCGAAAATCGAACATGTCCCATTTGCAGAGGTTTTTGAGGAGGACTTTGAGGAACCACGCCATCGCAAACCGGACGTATCAAAGCTTAGGGAGACTATCGGATGGGCACCAGAAACAAGTCTAAATCAGATTATAGAAGACGTTGTAGACGCCCAGCAAAGTGGTGCAGAGGTGCCGACATGACTGGCAAGCCGCTCTTTCAGCGGATCGCCGATCGAAAAGTATCAGTCGGCATTATCGGTCTCGGTTATGTTGGGATTCCTGTAAGTCTCTCGTTCACGGAGGCTGGATTCCGAGTCAGAGGCTTTGATATCGACGAATTCCGGATTGATGAACTTCTATCGGGGAGAAGCTACATTGACGATGTTTCCGATACCCGCATCCGTGCAGCGCTCGAAAATGGGTTTAAACCTTCAGCAAATCCATCCGTCATCGCCGATTGCGATGTGTATGTTCTCGCTGTTCCGACTGGAATAAATGAGGGCGAACCAGATATGGCCGCGGTAGAAGCGGCGACAAAGACGGTCGCTGAACAGGCTGGATCGCGTGAGACGTTGGTGGTTGTCACCAGTACCGTTTATCCTGGTGCGACCCGAAATATTGTCAAGCCGAGTATTGAACCCGCAGCGGAGGGACCGACGTATTTTGCGATGGTACCTGAACGTCTGAATCCAGGTGGTGACCTCGAATTTTCGAAAATTCCGCTCGTTGTCGGTGCGGATAGCGAGGTCGCTGGCGCAGTCGCGACCGAACTGTTCGAAACGGTCGTTTCCAGAACCTACCCCGTCGAATCGACTGACACGGCGGAGCTAGCGAAGACGCTGGAAAACACATATCGAATGGTGAATATCGCACTTGTAAACGAACTTGTCACATTTTCCCAATATATTGATGCAGATGTCTGGGAGGCGATTGACGCTGCGGCAACGAAGCCATTCGGTTTCCAACCATTTCGACCGGGGCCCGGTGTCGGCGGTCACTGTATTCCGATAGATCCACAGTTCCTAACTTGGCGCGCTGAAAACCTTGGCATCGAACTTTCTCTGCTAAATGGTGCCCAACGCGTCAATGACCGGATGCCTAGACTTGTCGCTAACCGTATTGAGTCACTCCTTCGTGAGAATCACTGCGAACCTGAGGATGCCTCAATTTTCGCCCTTGGTGCTGCATACAAACCCAATGTTGGTGATACTCGGAACTCCCCCGCTCTACAGGTGATAGAAGCACTTCCTGATGAAGCAGAAGTGACGATCGCTGACCCCCATGCTGATGCTTGTGATGTCTCTCGGAAACTCGTTCAAACCCCTGATCCAGAGAACGTCCGGTCGGCAGATATCGTTGTCCTTCTTGTTGATCACAAGACCTTTGACCTGAAGTCAATCGGGGAACAGGCCTCCCTGATCTTCGACACTCGGAATGCGATGCCTGATGATATCTCTGCCGAGGTTGTGACTCTTGGTGAAATCCCTGAGCGAAGCTGCAATGAAACCACGCGTAATTTCAGCCTGACTGAGGTACCATAACGAGCAGACGCTCTTCTCAGGGAGATTGTTGATAGAGTGTGGTATGGATAGCACTCGTGAGTGCTTGTCGGTCTGGTTTGTAGTAGAGCTGGCGGCGGAACTTGAAGGCTCAGAAGTACTGTGCGAGGCGATCTTCCGAGATACCACGATGGCCCAAGAGCCACGCGTTGCGCCAGCGATGCGTGGCTCTCGCAGGTGTTGATATGAGTGTCGCCGCGGCATATTCGCCGTCGCTGTGGACGATATACTAATGAGTGAACGAGTCGTGCCGCTCGAACGCATCATACGAGAGGTAGCCGTCGGTGTCGACAGTCAGAGACTCCGGCTGGCGGTCGGCCAGCAGGAGTCCTATCGTGTCGAAATCAACAGTCTTGGCCGGATAGTCCACCGCCAATCGGTGCCACAATTAACAAGCAGAAAGATCGGTGGCTTGTCGGTGTTG contains:
- a CDS encoding nucleotide sugar dehydrogenase, which gives rise to MTGKPLFQRIADRKVSVGIIGLGYVGIPVSLSFTEAGFRVRGFDIDEFRIDELLSGRSYIDDVSDTRIRAALENGFKPSANPSVIADCDVYVLAVPTGINEGEPDMAAVEAATKTVAEQAGSRETLVVVTSTVYPGATRNIVKPSIEPAAEGPTYFAMVPERLNPGGDLEFSKIPLVVGADSEVAGAVATELFETVVSRTYPVESTDTAELAKTLENTYRMVNIALVNELVTFSQYIDADVWEAIDAAATKPFGFQPFRPGPGVGGHCIPIDPQFLTWRAENLGIELSLLNGAQRVNDRMPRLVANRIESLLRENHCEPEDASIFALGAAYKPNVGDTRNSPALQVIEALPDEAEVTIADPHADACDVSRKLVQTPDPENVRSADIVVLLVDHKTFDLKSIGEQASLIFDTRNAMPDDISAEVVTLGEIPERSCNETTRNFSLTEVP
- a CDS encoding GDP-mannose 4,6-dehydratase, which gives rise to MNALITGGAGLIGSHFVDHLLTETDQDIHIVDNFSTGRRSNIEHTLANERVEIDDVDVRETEEMHQAVSRADIVYHFAAALGVERIVDNPLSSLQTNIRGTENILDAAAKDGTPVFVASSSEVYGKSPDLPFSEEDDCVLGPTSVPRWGYATAKAIDEFYAFAHHAENDLPIVVGRFFNTVGPRQVGDYGMVIPTFVERALADEPIQVYGDGTQTRSFTHVRDAVKVVRDLMNTPNTDGDVFNIGSSESISINELAEQIILVTDSNSKIEHVPFAEVFEEDFEEPRHRKPDVSKLRETIGWAPETSLNQIIEDVVDAQQSGAEVPT
- a CDS encoding STT3 domain-containing protein gives rise to the protein MTEGSRATELLADRPELEAPLQDLLEIDEAHETWTFDDISLDSGTFGQLVSEGVVEKVDGEYRLAEPDAVRRALGEQPTSDDTERGSVNTPSLDEVSLSLPSVDGRAAAMLAGALTLIVVIRSYVVGSVFRPDAVVLAANDPYYYRYWVEQAFAEGMVGGLPIAEVPEGIALGEPFLVATLAWVSGLLGGVDASGAVLAVYPVVAAVLVGLGLYFLTMVVTADRRVALSAVLMLAVTPASSLRTALGFADHHAFDFVWLILTALALAVLVSSEREGPVVAVLGALGVGVGVTGQVLAWDNGPLLVVPLAAVVVGVVLLAVREGRSPVREAGPILGGLALAAGVTYAVHTTVGWHTQTVALTPAIFLGGALAIVAVGEGAYRFDLGVRVTAGVEAVAGLGSVAGVAVFLPDYWSRAIEGLGRITQRQDIAEVESLFSGDTLGFLLLFGFVLFIAVPALAWATVQLVDGTARWLVPAAYGWYFLVLAVFQVRFAGELSPFTALFAGVGFVWLAEKVDLARPLSTGREFAAWVPGRVDRSTVSLVLALFVLVAGLSVVQSAIKVEQVTTDDASYETAAAIASFADEHGWDNAEESYVLSNWGENRMYNYFVNGQSRSYGYARSVYGSFLNQSDPDAATEELVNRVRFVVIEDGADANRMSMQARLHQRFGSRGDGVAGLGQFRAMYATNDRTAFVRVPGARLSGTVGSNTTVSVATNVSIPGASFTYERWVRSGNVSVRVAYPGTYNVRVGEQLRTVAVSEAEVLNGTRVSIGE